The following coding sequences are from one Streptomyces angustmyceticus window:
- a CDS encoding DUF3027 domain-containing protein, with protein sequence MRSRTPDRLCAAAVDLAREAAEEAALPGTVGEHIDAVADGDRVVTHLFACNEPGYRGWRWAVTVARASRAKVVTLDETVLLPGPDALLAPEWVPWSERLRPGDMGPGDLLPTEADDLRLEPGFTGDDAPPPNSPVAEGMAAEVADSEEADVVPGSPAIQPAPRRGSIAAVAEELGMRRARVLSRYGLHSAADRWEEAFGAKTPMAQAAPATCVSCGFLTPLPGSLGQAFGVCANEFAPADGRVVSLSYGCGAHSEAAVMPKPPRPAEPVVDETVVEPLSLRPERDGGSVEETGPAEELGHS encoded by the coding sequence ATGCGAAGCCGTACCCCTGACCGCCTGTGCGCCGCGGCGGTCGACCTGGCCAGGGAGGCGGCCGAGGAGGCCGCACTGCCCGGCACGGTCGGCGAGCACATCGACGCCGTCGCCGACGGAGACCGCGTCGTCACCCACCTCTTCGCCTGCAACGAACCCGGCTACCGGGGCTGGCGCTGGGCCGTGACCGTCGCCAGGGCCTCCCGCGCCAAGGTCGTCACCCTCGACGAGACCGTCCTGCTGCCCGGCCCCGACGCGCTGCTCGCACCGGAGTGGGTGCCCTGGAGCGAGCGGCTGCGCCCCGGCGACATGGGCCCCGGCGACCTGCTGCCCACCGAGGCCGACGACCTGCGCCTGGAGCCCGGCTTCACCGGCGACGACGCCCCGCCGCCGAACTCCCCCGTCGCCGAGGGCATGGCCGCCGAGGTGGCCGACTCCGAGGAAGCGGACGTCGTCCCCGGCTCGCCCGCGATCCAGCCCGCCCCGCGGCGCGGCAGCATCGCGGCCGTCGCCGAGGAACTGGGCATGCGCCGCGCCCGGGTGCTCTCCCGCTACGGCCTGCACTCCGCCGCCGACCGCTGGGAAGAAGCCTTCGGCGCCAAGACCCCCATGGCCCAGGCGGCCCCCGCCACCTGCGTCTCCTGCGGCTTCCTCACCCCGCTCCCCGGCTCCCTGGGCCAGGCCTTCGGCGTCTGCGCCAACGAGTTCGCCCCGGCGGACGGGCGGGTCGTCTCCCTCTCGTACGGGTGCGGGGCGCACTCCGAGGCCGCCGTCATGCCGAAGCCGCCCCGGCCGGCGGAGCCGGTCGTCGACGAGACGGTGGTGGAGCCGTTGTCGTTGCGGCCCGAGCGGGACGGGGGCTCGGTCGAGGAGACCGGGCCGGCCGAGGAGCTCGGCCACAGCTAG
- a CDS encoding MFS transporter: MPRATARGGYGDNRARRAGRAVGRALRRPFTGAARGLRRATHAHGAGESGLGKLIELHAVNSAGDVMITVALASTVFFAVPTDQARGRVALYLAVTMAPFALLAPVVGPLLDRVPHGRRAAMAGSMLARALLALTMSGAVATGGLPLYPAALGVLVASKAYGVVRSAVVPRLLPPRISLVKANSRVTLAGLLATGAAAPMGAGLQLLGPGWPLYGACAVFAAGTFLSFSLPHKVDSAKGETRARLTSRAASGRSAGGKRKPGLRTVGPSVLHGLQANAALRALSGFLTFFLAFMLREHPLGGLGAAASLGLVVVAAGTGNALGTAVGAWLKARGPEPIIAAVLGLALCATVLAAVFYPVLAVVVVPAAAATAGLCQALAKLSLDAMIQRDVPEEVRTSAFARSETALQMSWVVGGAIGISLPLIGTVGMAVAAALVALGVVLAVRGLLSAARRGGTAAPRVA, translated from the coding sequence GTGCCGCGCGCCACGGCGCGCGGCGGGTATGGGGACAACCGGGCCCGCCGGGCGGGCCGGGCTGTCGGTCGCGCGCTGCGCAGACCGTTCACCGGCGCGGCGCGGGGGCTGCGGCGCGCCACGCATGCGCACGGCGCGGGCGAGTCGGGCCTGGGCAAGCTGATCGAACTGCACGCGGTGAACTCCGCGGGCGACGTGATGATCACGGTCGCGCTGGCCTCGACGGTGTTCTTCGCGGTGCCGACGGATCAGGCGCGGGGCCGGGTGGCGCTGTATCTGGCGGTGACGATGGCGCCGTTCGCCCTGCTCGCGCCGGTGGTGGGGCCGCTGCTGGACCGGGTGCCGCACGGCCGCCGGGCGGCGATGGCGGGCTCGATGCTGGCGCGGGCGCTGCTGGCGCTGACGATGTCGGGCGCGGTGGCGACCGGGGGGCTGCCGCTGTATCCGGCGGCGCTGGGGGTGCTGGTGGCGTCGAAGGCGTACGGCGTGGTCCGCAGCGCGGTGGTGCCGCGGCTGCTGCCGCCGCGGATCTCGCTGGTCAAGGCCAATTCGCGGGTGACGCTCGCGGGGCTGCTGGCGACCGGTGCGGCGGCGCCGATGGGGGCCGGGCTGCAACTGCTGGGGCCGGGCTGGCCGCTGTACGGGGCGTGTGCGGTGTTCGCCGCCGGGACGTTCCTGTCGTTCTCGCTGCCGCACAAGGTCGACTCGGCGAAGGGCGAGACCCGGGCCCGGCTGACGTCCCGGGCGGCGTCGGGGCGGTCGGCGGGCGGGAAGCGGAAGCCGGGGCTGCGGACGGTCGGCCCGTCGGTGCTGCACGGCCTGCAGGCCAACGCCGCGCTGCGGGCGCTCTCCGGGTTCCTGACGTTCTTCCTCGCGTTCATGCTGCGCGAGCATCCGCTGGGCGGGCTGGGCGCGGCGGCCTCGCTGGGACTGGTGGTGGTGGCGGCCGGTACCGGCAACGCGCTGGGCACGGCGGTCGGTGCCTGGCTGAAGGCCCGCGGTCCCGAGCCGATCATCGCGGCGGTGCTGGGGCTGGCGCTGTGCGCGACGGTGCTCGCGGCGGTCTTCTACCCGGTACTGGCGGTGGTCGTGGTACCCGCGGCGGCGGCCACCGCGGGGCTGTGCCAGGCGCTGGCGAAGCTGTCGCTGGACGCGATGATCCAGCGCGATGTGCCGGAGGAGGTGCGCACGTCCGCGTTCGCCCGGTCCGAGACGGCGCTGCAGATGTCGTGGGTGGTGGGCGGCGCGATCGGGATCTCGCTGCCGCTGATCGGCACGGTGGGCATGGCGGTGGCCGCGGCGCTGGTGGCCCTGGGCGTGGTGCTGGCCGTGCGGGGACTGCTGAGCGCGGCCCGGCGGGGCGGTACGGCGGCCCCCCGGGTGGCCTGA
- a CDS encoding futalosine hydrolase, which translates to MRVLVVTAVTAERDAVAAAAGPCDEVALPGGYALLRAAGGPVACDVLAAGVGPAAAAAGAATALTAAALAGAPYGLVVSAGIGGGFVPGPEGSPPGAPLGSVVVADAIVAADLGAETPDGFAPVTDLGFGTVAHRPDPALVEAVAAAAGAAAGTVVTVSTVTGSAARAAELAERHPGVLAEAMEGFGVAEAAAAHGVPVLEVRTVSNAVGPRDRGAWRIGAALTALTGAFRTLPGALTAATGPAPDLHRS; encoded by the coding sequence ATGCGGGTTCTGGTCGTCACGGCGGTGACCGCCGAGCGCGACGCGGTGGCAGCCGCGGCGGGCCCCTGCGACGAGGTGGCGCTGCCCGGCGGGTACGCGCTGCTGCGCGCGGCGGGCGGACCGGTGGCGTGCGATGTCCTGGCCGCCGGTGTCGGCCCGGCCGCCGCGGCCGCCGGCGCGGCCACCGCGCTGACCGCCGCCGCGCTCGCCGGAGCGCCGTACGGCCTGGTCGTCTCGGCCGGGATCGGCGGCGGCTTCGTCCCCGGGCCCGAGGGCTCGCCGCCCGGCGCCCCGCTGGGCTCCGTGGTGGTCGCGGACGCGATCGTCGCGGCCGATCTGGGCGCCGAGACCCCCGACGGCTTCGCCCCGGTCACCGACCTCGGCTTCGGGACGGTGGCGCACCGCCCCGACCCCGCGCTGGTCGAGGCCGTCGCCGCGGCGGCCGGTGCGGCGGCCGGCACCGTCGTGACGGTCTCCACGGTCACCGGCAGCGCGGCCCGCGCCGCCGAGCTGGCGGAGCGTCACCCGGGGGTGCTGGCCGAGGCGATGGAGGGCTTCGGGGTCGCCGAGGCGGCCGCCGCACACGGGGTGCCGGTGCTGGAGGTCCGTACGGTCTCCAACGCCGTCGGCCCCCGCGACCGCGGCGCCTGGCGCATCGGTGCCGCGCTCACCGCCCTGACCGGCGCCTTCCGTACGCTTCCCGGAGCCCTGACGGCCGCCACCGGACCGGCTCCGGATCTTCACCGCTCCTGA
- a CDS encoding 1,4-dihydroxy-6-naphthoate synthase, producing the protein MTRPLDIAYSPCPNDTFVFDALAHGRVPDAPELAVTFADIDVTNGMAERGEFDVLKVSYAVLPWVLDDYALLPCGGALGRGCGPLVLTREEGAAADLAGRTVAVPSERSTAYLLFRLWAAAEVPGGVGEIVVLPFHEIMPAVRDGKVDAGLVIHEARFTYQDYGLFCLADMGEHWELTTGLPIPLGAIIAKRSLGEPALRELAAAIRSSVLMAWDDPEASRPYVLEHAQEMDPKVADQHIGLYVNEFTADLGEDGYAAVRGLLTRAAAEGLVPPLGRDALRFV; encoded by the coding sequence GTGACCCGGCCGCTGGACATCGCGTACTCGCCGTGCCCGAACGACACCTTCGTCTTCGACGCGCTGGCGCACGGCCGCGTCCCGGACGCGCCGGAGCTGGCGGTCACCTTCGCCGACATCGACGTCACCAACGGCATGGCCGAACGCGGTGAGTTCGATGTGCTGAAGGTGTCGTACGCGGTGCTGCCGTGGGTGCTCGACGACTACGCGCTGCTGCCCTGCGGCGGGGCGCTGGGGCGGGGCTGCGGGCCGCTGGTGCTGACCCGGGAGGAGGGCGCGGCGGCGGATCTGGCGGGCCGGACGGTCGCGGTGCCCAGCGAGCGGTCCACCGCGTATCTGCTGTTCCGGCTGTGGGCGGCGGCCGAGGTGCCGGGCGGGGTCGGGGAGATCGTGGTGCTGCCGTTCCACGAGATCATGCCGGCCGTGCGCGACGGCAAGGTCGACGCGGGCCTGGTCATCCACGAGGCGCGCTTCACCTACCAGGACTACGGGCTGTTCTGCCTGGCCGACATGGGCGAGCACTGGGAGCTGACCACCGGCCTGCCGATCCCGCTCGGCGCGATCATCGCCAAGCGGTCGCTGGGCGAGCCGGCGCTGCGCGAGCTGGCGGCGGCGATCCGCAGCTCGGTGCTGATGGCCTGGGACGACCCGGAGGCGTCCCGGCCGTACGTCCTGGAGCACGCCCAGGAGATGGACCCGAAGGTCGCCGACCAGCACATCGGGCTGTACGTCAACGAGTTCACCGCCGACCTCGGCGAGGACGGCTATGCCGCGGTGCGCGGGCTGCTCACCCGCGCCGCGGCCGAGGGGCTCGTTCCGCCCCTCGGCCGTGATGCGCTGCGCTTCGTGTGA
- a CDS encoding cold-shock protein has translation MPTGKVKWFNSEKGFGFLSRDDGGDVFVHSSVLPDGVAALKPGQRVEFGVVAGQRGDQALTVTLLDPAPSVAAAQRRKPDELASIVQDLTTLLENVTQQLERGRYPDKVHGAKIAGMLRAVADQLDV, from the coding sequence GTGCCTACCGGCAAGGTCAAGTGGTTCAACAGTGAGAAGGGCTTCGGCTTTCTCTCCCGCGATGACGGCGGTGACGTCTTCGTGCACTCGTCGGTGCTGCCCGACGGCGTGGCCGCACTCAAGCCTGGCCAGCGCGTCGAATTCGGCGTCGTCGCGGGCCAGCGCGGCGATCAGGCGCTGACCGTGACGCTCCTCGACCCCGCACCCTCGGTGGCCGCGGCGCAGCGCCGCAAGCCCGATGAACTCGCCTCCATCGTCCAGGACCTGACCACCCTCCTGGAGAACGTCACCCAGCAACTGGAGCGCGGCCGCTACCCCGACAAGGTGCACGGCGCGAAGATCGCCGGCATGCTGCGCGCCGTCGCCGACCAACTGGACGTCTGA
- a CDS encoding HAD family hydrolase, whose product MAAHPLTVGFDLDMTLIDSRPGIKAAYQELSARTGTFVDADLAVSRLGPPLEEEVRRWFPEERVAEIAELYRALYPEYAIAASPALPGAREALDAVHAAGGRAVVVTAKYQPSAELHLAHLGLDADALVGSLWAEAKAEALREHRAGVYVGDHTGDVAGARAAGALSVAVATGPCDAAQLREAGADVVLAGLAEFPAWLARYVAEGADGGDDAAA is encoded by the coding sequence ATGGCTGCGCACCCCCTCACGGTCGGCTTCGACCTCGACATGACCCTGATCGACTCCCGTCCGGGCATCAAGGCCGCGTACCAGGAGCTGTCGGCCAGGACCGGCACCTTCGTCGACGCCGACCTCGCGGTGAGCCGGCTGGGGCCCCCGCTGGAGGAGGAGGTCCGCCGCTGGTTCCCCGAGGAGCGGGTGGCGGAGATCGCCGAGCTCTACCGCGCCCTCTACCCGGAGTACGCGATCGCCGCGTCGCCCGCCCTGCCCGGCGCCCGCGAGGCCCTGGACGCGGTGCACGCGGCGGGCGGCCGGGCCGTCGTGGTGACGGCGAAGTACCAGCCCAGCGCCGAACTGCACCTGGCGCACCTCGGCCTCGACGCGGACGCCCTCGTCGGCTCGCTGTGGGCCGAGGCCAAGGCCGAGGCGCTGCGCGAACACCGGGCGGGGGTCTACGTCGGCGATCACACCGGCGACGTCGCGGGGGCGCGCGCCGCCGGCGCGCTGTCCGTCGCGGTCGCCACCGGCCCGTGCGACGCCGCGCAGCTGCGCGAGGCCGGCGCCGATGTGGTGCTCGCCGGCCTGGCGGAGTTCCCGGCCTGGCTGGCGCGCTATGTGGCGGAGGGCGCCGACGGGGGCGACGACGCCGCTGCCTGA
- a CDS encoding helicase-associated domain-containing protein, which translates to MTGTPRTLAEELRTRTDRGLAGLLRARPDLLNPVPGDVTQLATRAGTRASVLRAVERLDRFVLQTAEALAVAPDPCPYDTLAALMAGDAGDPEVAAELPRAVAELRAQALVWGPDDRLRLVRTARELLGPSAAHPSPTGLGPTVAEAAAGMSPGRLQEILAAAGLPATHDPVTAVAALTGLFTDRVRMAALLDTAPAESVAVLDRLLWGPPYGGVTDRPAPHLRWLLDRGLLIPAGARNVVLPREAALHLRAGRAHHTPEPVPPALAPVTERDPQLVDNAAASQAFTALATVEELLKEWDLGGPAVLRAGGMSVRDLKRTAAALDTTEQLAAFWLELAYGAGLIASDGEADERFGATPAAEEWLQLPDHERWAVLIGGWLAATRTPGVVGTADAKGRALAALGPHLDRSPAPEVRRRALALLASLPPGASVPATAVLARLRWERPLRGDAAAGQIPAPAAGRTPAAGGSATPPVPAAPAPADDLRSRLAQGTLAEAELLGVTGRGALAAHGRALLDTGTDAAPSPSDTGATAHRAAALLAPLLPEPVDHVLLQADLTAVAPGPLERPLAEALGVLADIESKGGATVYRFTPASVRRALDAGRSAAELQEFLAAHSRTPVPQPLAYLVDDVARKHGRLRIGAAAAYVRCDDDALLSEILADRRAAALRLRRLAPTVLAAQTSPDQLLDGLRAMGYAPAAESAAGDVLIARADTHRTPPRTAPVPVPDGPPSPDPTLLTAAVRAIRAGDLAATAERKPVHTPAPAPGALPRTTSAETLATMQAAVLTHSALWIGYVNADGAASQRVIAPVRVEGGFVTAYDHTSDEVRTYPLHRITGVAELADDSV; encoded by the coding sequence ATGACCGGTACACCCCGCACCCTCGCCGAGGAGCTCAGGACCCGCACCGACCGCGGGCTCGCCGGGCTGCTGCGGGCACGTCCCGACCTGCTCAATCCGGTGCCGGGCGACGTCACCCAGCTCGCCACCCGGGCCGGGACGCGGGCGTCGGTTCTCCGCGCGGTGGAGCGGCTCGACCGGTTCGTGCTGCAGACCGCGGAGGCGCTGGCGGTGGCGCCCGACCCGTGCCCGTACGACACGCTGGCCGCGCTGATGGCCGGGGACGCCGGGGACCCGGAGGTCGCCGCCGAGCTGCCCCGCGCGGTGGCGGAGCTGCGTGCGCAGGCGCTGGTGTGGGGGCCTGACGACCGGCTGCGGCTGGTGCGGACGGCTCGCGAGCTGCTCGGCCCGAGCGCCGCGCACCCGTCACCGACCGGCCTGGGCCCGACCGTCGCCGAGGCCGCGGCCGGCATGTCGCCGGGGCGGCTGCAGGAGATCCTCGCCGCGGCCGGGCTGCCCGCCACCCACGACCCGGTCACCGCGGTCGCCGCGCTCACCGGGCTCTTCACCGACCGCGTACGGATGGCGGCGCTGCTGGACACCGCGCCCGCCGAGTCCGTCGCCGTCCTCGACAGGTTGCTGTGGGGCCCGCCGTACGGCGGGGTCACCGACCGCCCGGCGCCGCATCTGCGGTGGCTGCTGGACCGGGGCCTGCTGATCCCGGCGGGCGCCCGCAACGTGGTGCTGCCGCGGGAGGCGGCGCTCCATCTGCGTGCCGGGCGCGCCCATCACACCCCCGAGCCGGTCCCGCCCGCCCTCGCGCCCGTCACCGAACGCGATCCACAGCTTGTGGACAACGCGGCCGCGAGCCAGGCGTTCACCGCGCTGGCGACCGTCGAGGAGCTGCTCAAGGAGTGGGACCTGGGCGGGCCGGCCGTGCTGCGCGCCGGCGGGATGAGCGTCCGCGACCTCAAGCGGACCGCCGCCGCCCTGGACACCACCGAGCAGCTCGCCGCCTTCTGGCTCGAACTCGCCTACGGGGCGGGGCTGATCGCCTCCGACGGCGAGGCCGACGAGCGGTTCGGGGCCACCCCGGCCGCCGAGGAGTGGCTGCAGCTGCCCGACCACGAGCGCTGGGCCGTGCTCATCGGCGGCTGGCTCGCCGCGACCCGCACGCCGGGCGTCGTCGGCACCGCCGACGCCAAGGGCCGCGCCCTGGCCGCCCTCGGCCCGCACCTCGACCGCTCCCCCGCCCCCGAGGTCCGCCGCCGCGCCCTCGCCCTCCTCGCCTCCCTGCCGCCCGGCGCCTCCGTACCGGCGACGGCGGTCCTGGCGCGGCTGCGGTGGGAGCGTCCGCTGCGCGGCGACGCGGCCGCGGGACAGATCCCGGCACCGGCCGCCGGCCGGACCCCGGCCGCGGGCGGCTCCGCCACCCCGCCCGTCCCCGCCGCCCCCGCGCCCGCCGACGACCTGCGCTCGCGCCTGGCCCAGGGAACCCTGGCCGAGGCCGAGTTGCTGGGCGTGACCGGCCGCGGCGCGCTCGCCGCCCACGGCCGCGCCCTGCTCGACACCGGCACCGACGCGGCCCCCTCCCCCTCGGACACCGGCGCCACGGCGCACCGCGCCGCCGCCCTCCTCGCCCCGCTCCTGCCCGAGCCCGTCGACCACGTTCTCCTCCAGGCGGACCTGACGGCGGTGGCCCCCGGGCCGCTGGAGCGCCCGCTCGCCGAGGCGCTCGGCGTGCTCGCCGACATCGAGTCCAAGGGCGGCGCGACGGTCTACCGCTTCACGCCCGCCTCCGTGCGCCGCGCCCTGGACGCCGGCCGCTCCGCCGCCGAGCTGCAGGAGTTCCTCGCCGCGCACTCCCGCACCCCGGTCCCCCAGCCGCTCGCCTACCTCGTCGACGATGTGGCCCGTAAGCACGGCCGGCTGCGGATCGGCGCGGCCGCCGCGTACGTCCGCTGCGACGACGACGCGCTGCTCTCCGAGATCCTCGCCGACCGCCGCGCCGCCGCCCTCCGGCTGCGCCGGCTCGCCCCGACCGTGCTCGCCGCCCAGACCTCCCCCGACCAACTCCTCGACGGCCTGCGGGCGATGGGGTACGCCCCGGCCGCCGAGTCCGCCGCCGGTGACGTGCTGATCGCCCGCGCCGACACCCACCGCACCCCGCCGCGCACCGCCCCCGTCCCGGTGCCCGACGGCCCGCCGTCCCCCGACCCCACGCTCCTCACCGCGGCGGTGCGCGCCATCCGCGCCGGCGACCTCGCGGCCACCGCCGAACGCAAGCCCGTCCACACCCCCGCCCCGGCCCCCGGCGCCCTCCCCCGCACCACCTCCGCCGAGACCCTCGCCACCATGCAGGCCGCGGTCCTGACCCACTCCGCCCTGTGGATCGGCTACGTCAACGCCGACGGCGCCGCCAGCCAGCGGGTCATCGCGCCGGTCCGCGTCGAGGGCGGCTTCGTGACGGCCTACGACCACACCTCCGACGAGGTCCGCACCTACCCCCTGCACCGGATCACGGGGGTGGCGGAGCTGGCGGACGACTCGGTCTGA